Within the Gadus chalcogrammus isolate NIFS_2021 chromosome 20, NIFS_Gcha_1.0, whole genome shotgun sequence genome, the region GACGCCTCGCTTAGTCGTTATTATAGCCCATTATCTGAGACACAAATGGAGTTAAAACAAACCGTTCTAAGCTTCAAGAATGCATGAGGAGATTCAATCTTCAATATGCATCGTTAGATGAACATGACAAGCATGACAACCTTAAATGCTCAGATATTTTATTACGGCGCCAGCAACATTCAAGTCATTCTGGCGCCTTGCAAGTTAAATACATAACACTTGAGAGGGTCCAGGAAATGCCCAGATggggtgtgagagtgtgttctaCATAGTGCCATAGTTTGAGTGGATGAAACACATATCAATGGACAGTCCATCATCGTTTTGGAACATGAAGTGAAAAAAATTCTCAGTCACAGTTATCTGTGGAACTACAACCGTTGAAACAgcttgtgaatgtgtgaatgtggtgACTTTAACGTTAGCTACTGCAAACAAACAGAAGAGAGTGGGAATTGACTCACAAAAGTTAATAGGACAGCAACACTATCCTGGACCCGACCCTTTCCTTTGATCCCAATGTCCGCTCCATTGTCAAGACCTCCTACTTCCATCTCCGCCACATCGCCAAAATCAGACACTGCCTGTCCCCCCCTGCAGCTGAATCCCTTATCCACGCCTTCATCTCGTCCCGTCTAGACTACTGCAACTCCCTCCTCGCTGGCATCCCCTCTCATTCCCTCCATAGACTCACACCCGGTCTCGTGAACACATCACTCCCGTTCTCTCCactctccactggctccccatcgAACAACGTATCCATTTCAAAATGCTCCGCCTGACTTTCAAGGCTCTCCACCACCTGGCCCCGCCCTACCTGTCCGacctcctcatcccccatcgCCTCTCCCGAACCCTCcgatcctcctccactctcactCTGACCGTCCGACCATCCAAACTTAAAACCTTCTGTGACGGAGCCTTCTCCAGAACAGTACCCTGACTATGGAAAGCCCTCCCTCAACCTGTCCGCGACTCGCCCTCGCTTCCCGCTTTCAAATCCCGTCTAAAAACCTACCTCTTTTCCAAAGGCTTTGACCTCCCCTACCCCTAaccacctccatccctctctattTTCACACTCCACCTTGCTTCTTGTTCTCTGTTGTGCGGTCTTCCGCTTGTTCCCCCTGATTGTCATCACCCTTTTCGTGTTTATGTCACTGTAAGcatctttgggtcattgaaaagcgctatacaaaataaatgaattattattattattattattattaacactgcTTGCGTGGTGTTCCAGACTGATATCAATTGAATGCTGCAGAAAGCGGTCTCTGTGTCTTGTTGTAAagttaaaacaagacatatccTATATACCTGAGCAGGCTGTGGAGGCATGCGCCCAGAGGGATGGCGTTCATGAGAGTCGAGAGAAGAGAGCAGCTTAACATTACTGCAAAAGTATTTTGCAGTAGTTGAAACATTCTCTTCTAAAATCACGCCTTTAAAGGAAGATGTCttgagccacacacaaacacttacgtacacacacagacagaaacacgcAAATgcttacagacagacacaaacacacacatacacacacacaaacacaccaatacgctcatacatgcatacaaacaaccacatatgcacacacgcacgtccaCCCAAACATCGAAAGAAGTACAAACAAAAACCAACATATAATGATACACTGAGCAAATTAGCAGGGAGCAAATACACCAAAACGCAGATGTGCTCTATCTCCCCCTTTCATAAACGCACACTTATtgcacccaaacacactcttacacgagtaaacaaaaacacataggCATACATAGTCCAGGGGAGGATTAATGGCTCTGGGAGTGTGTCTCCACATATAAATTCTGTAAGCAGGAACAGGCCGAAATATCTGTCAAACAAAAACACGTTATCAGTCTAATGTTCCTCCATTTCTCTCCTCTCGCGTCTactgagcagacacacacacacacacacacacacagagtgtgatGGATGAGTGTTTCATgtttaggagagagagggagagagagagagagagagagagagagagagagagagagagagagagagagagagagagagagagagagagagagagagagagagagagaaagagagagagagagagagagagagagagagagagagagagagagagagagagagagagagacagagagagagagagagagagagagagagagagagagagagagagagagagagagagacacacacacacaccaatatagAGGCGAGGAACACTGGGGAGTGTGTTAATGTcaagtttgtgtgcgtgtttgggtgtatgtatgtgtgtgcttgatgtgtgtgcggttgtatacagagtgtgtgttctttgtCACGGCACACTGCCCTCCACCCCTTGGTTGGGCTTTGTGTTACAAGACCCAAGACATAATGAGCcttagttctctctctctctctctctctctctctctctctctctctctctctctctcttctctctctctctctctctctctctctctctctctctctctctctctctctctctctctctctctctctctctctctcctcacctggtcATGTTCCCCTGTATTTACAGTGTCTGCTGGTGTTATTCAAGCCTGGCGGTCTTAAGTTACACCTTGGCCTATCACTAGGAGCGCATTACTTAATCACAGGGCAGACGCGGGCTGAATCCAACAGATTGTATTTCATATTCGTTTTTTTAAATACGTCGTTTGTTACGTCTTCCCCATAAACTCATCGTGGCATGGTTTGGGAGATGCTGCAATATCATTGCAATGTTGTCATTTTTTATATGGGACAAAGACTGTCCTGTTTCCGCACCAGAAGTGCTCATCAAACAGGCTATTAAAGAACAAAGCGCGGACTTTGCAACAAAAAGACAACAGACTTCCACCAGACTTTTCCAAAAGGCAGAGTTATGCCTGCTTTGGGgcgacacacatgcaaacacttgAAGCGGCCTCAGAGGACAGGCGATATTGGTAGTGACAGCTTGTCGCGCTGGTTTAGCCTCACCGATACACAGCCCAGCCCCTGACGCGTACATAAACAAATCCACTGCAGGATAGGGAaattttgcacacacacacacacacacacgcggtatTGTCCTGCGTGGGGCCTCATTTCCCTTCATCCTGCGTCTCATCAATGCGTCCATTTAGTTAACATGTGGATGAGAAGGTGCCGCACCTGAAACTCGAAGGTCTCGTCGAAGAGGGGGTCGTCCTGGTTCTGCGCGGCTGTGCGGGTGCGCTGCTCGGCGCAGTCGGCCGGCACCCCGTGGAGCTCCAGCACCACGTAGGGGTCGATCACCTCCCCCTTGGCCCCCGCGCCCTGAGGCTTGGGCAGGTTGTGGGCGCTGATCACCTGCACACAATAACTCACTGAGACCCGCAATAACGCAGGCTCAAGCACCTGAACACagttatttatatacatatatatgtctGTGTATTCAACCTAGAATAAATTCCAACACATATACGGTTTGGGAAGATTGTTTCTTTAAACTATGTTTTTCAAAAGAACTTTCACACTTTTTTGtgttaataaataacaaataccACAATAGCATGTGCATATTTGTCTTTGTgtctaaaggtgtgtgtgtgtgtgtgtgtgtgtgtgtgtgtgtgtgtgtgtgtgtgtgtgtgtgtgtgtgtgtgtgtgtgtgtgtgtgtgtgtgtgtctgtgtgtgtgtgtgtgtgtgtgtgtgtgtgtgtgtgtgtgtgtgtgtgtgtgtgtgtgtgtgcctgcgtgcgcgcgtgcgcgcgtgcgtgcgtgcgtgcgtgtgcgtgtgcgtgtgtgtttctatgtgtgtgtgtttctgtgtcaatATCCGTGTTTGCGTaggtttgcctgtgtgtgtgcgtgcgtgcacgcgcgTGCGCCCGCGTCTACCTTGATCCGCAGTGTCTGCGGGGGCACCCCGGGCACACAGCCCTGCGTGTGGGCGCTGAAGTACGACACCTCCTCCCTCATGACGCCGGGGCGCAGCACGTAGCCGCAGCCACCGTTCACGGAGAAGCGCCCGCGGTGGAGGTCCAGCATGGCCCCAGGGGTCTGCTGGTTCAGGGCCACCAGCTGGACCCCTCCCTTCCAGTAGCCCTGGGGGTTGGGGTTGCTGGAGTCCAGCCGCACCGAGCTGGGCCTGACGCGGCTCAGCGTGCGCTTGGTgaacaccaccagctcctcggGGGTCTCGCTGGTGAGGCGGCCGGCCTCGCCCTCCCCCAGGGAGCACAGCGTCCAGTAGGGAGGCTCAGGGGGCAGCGGGGtgcaaggggaggaggggctgctCGGCGGAGACTGGCGCTGCTTGGGGTGGCCCCTCTGGGCGTAGAAGCTGCGGCTGCCCGTCCGCGCCACGCTCACCAGGTCCGACAGCTCCCGGCAGAGGCGGAGCCTCCTGGGCTGAGGGGGCGGcggcaccaccagcaccacgccCAGCTCCTCCTCGCCGGGGATGGTCATCCGCCGGCCCGCCagcggcccccctccccctatctcctcgtcctcctctgacACCTCCCCCTCGGAGCCGTCCTCCTCTGGGGAGAGCTTCTTCCCCACCAGCAGGATGCGCCCCTTCAGCTGCTCCGGGGAGGGCAGGGGCGGCGCGCGCCCCCCCGCCGGGCCCACCGTCAGGGCGTCGGCGCCGTACAGCCGGGAGCCGAACGCCTTCTTCAGGTGCTGCGCCAGCACGCGCTGCTGGGCCGGGGAGCAGCGCTGGCAGAGGTACAGCAGCAGGGGGTACGGGGAGGTGAGGAAGGCGTACTTGTTGACCACCTCCAGGGCTGAGCGGATGGTGACGggggcgtggtggtgggggtgggggtggtggtggtggtggtggtggtggtggtggtggtggtggcggggggccTCGGGGCCGTAGTCCACCCCCAGGAGGGGCTCTCCCTCCGGGCCGTCGGTGACTCCCAGCTCCAGGCATCGGCAGCCGGCCTGCAGGGCCTTGGTGAGGCCTCCCAGGTCGGCCCGGCCGTGGACCTGGTCGTCCAGCAGGTAGGAGCGGTACGAGGCACTGGGGACACAGGCGGCGGGCTGTTTGGTATGAGGTGGAGGTCTGTTGTCTAACAGTTGCCCACCATCAAGACTAAATTAATGTGGCGCTCTATTTCTGGCTACCAATAACGAGAAACATTAATTTCATAGTCATCGGCGCAAGTAGTGTACACAGGCTTTTACAAATTCCCACTAAacgatttattttattacataaaTATCGACCCCAGGCGTACTGAAAAAGCATTTAAACAAGCagttaataaaaaataagaaattatTATCTaattattataccaccaggaaCAGTTTTAAGAACAacactgtcaaacacacacacatacacacacacacacacacacacacacaaacacacacacacacacacacacacacacacacacacacacacacacacacacacacacacacacacacacacacacacacccacacccacacccacgccCACCTAATGTAGTAATGGGACAGGGGCAGGTTCATGTCCTGGCACACGGCCAGGTGCTCGGGGTCCATCAGGTGGCACTCGGCCGACTGCAGGTAGCGGGCGAAGCCGTCCAGCCCCAGCACCCCGCGCTCGCGGCCCTGCGCCGACGGCTCGTAGCGGCGCAGCAGCTGCAGGCAGCCCTCGGCCGTGGCCAGGGACAGGCCCTGCTCCGACTCCAGGAACAGACGCAGGTCCTGCACGTCCAGGCACTCGCGGTCCTTGGAGAGCTGCACCAGCAGGAAGTAGACGTCGGGCCGGGTGCACAGCTCGCAGAAGGCCTCCTGGAACTCCTCGCGCGTCACGTGCGACGTCAGCTTCTCCTTGGCGCACTGGATCTCCTTGAAGCGCTGCCGCAcctggggggtgagggtggggcgtggggggtggagggagggttggggggtggaggcagggttggggggtcaggggggagagagggggtggagggagggttggggggtggaggcagggttggggggtcagggtggggagagaggggttggAGTGAGGGGTCgggggttggaggtggaggtggaagtaGCGATGGGCGGGTGGGGTGGTGGCAGCAGGGTCATTGAgagacagcggggggggggggggggaataattAGCGTAGCTTCATTAACTAAGCCAGGTCTGTTTATGGTTATGAAGCTTTGTTCATTTCTGGAGCTCATGAATCAAAGTGAAAGAGAATTCCCGGCCCGCTTTTTACAGAGGATATTAAGAGTGACCTAGATCACCAGACACAGCGAGATAAACCTTtccttccccttcctctttatctgttctctctgttccttccaatctctttatctctcgctgcctctctctccctctctctctctaactctccttCGATGAATCGGCCGTCCGCTTAAGATCAGCATGCCAGACTCTTCCACTGACACACTTCTTGTGGTGCATATGTCTGCGCCCTGCGATTTTTTCGGTTTAATTTGgccttctttgtgtttgtgttgttttctcaTCGTCTAGACGCAACGACCCTGCATGTCTGGCTGCACACCAGGGTTTCAGTTTGAGTTACCACACCCTTCCAGACACCGTTAAACAGGAAGCTCATGCAAATTGTA harbors:
- the plcl1 gene encoding inactive phospholipase C-like protein 1 isoform X3, with protein sequence MGAGRKKTVSFSSMPSEKKVSSSSDCLAFMQGGCELKKVRPNSRVYCRFFTLDPDLSCLRWEPSKKDGDRARLDISCIREVRTGKSTETFLHNGPLSEHLAEEAAFSIIHGDEYQSLDLVALSADVANIWVTGLRFLVAHPSIVGGPGAGLGEMGGYVVEGSPGSRMRSEWLAAEFAQVDADGNGVVTENVAVAAICKLCPGIKEAKVRQRFKEIQCAKEKLTSHVTREEFQEAFCELCTRPDVYFLLVQLSKDRECLDVQDLRLFLESEQGLSLATAEGCLQLLRRYEPSAQGRERGVLGLDGFARYLQSAECHLMDPEHLAVCQDMNLPLSHYYISASYRSYLLDDQVHGRADLGGLTKALQAGCRCLELGVTDGPEGEPLLGVDYGPEAPRHHHHHHHHHHHHHPHPHHHAPVTIRSALEVVNKYAFLTSPYPLLLYLCQRCSPAQQRVLAQHLKKAFGSRLYGADALTVGPAGGRAPPLPSPEQLKGRILLVGKKLSPEEDGSEGEVSEEDEEIGGGGPLAGRRMTIPGEEELGVVLVVPPPPQPRRLRLCRELSDLVSVARTGSRSFYAQRGHPKQRQSPPSSPSSPCTPLPPEPPYWTLCSLGEGEAGRLTSETPEELVVFTKRTLSRVRPSSVRLDSSNPNPQGYWKGGVQLVALNQQTPGAMLDLHRGRFSVNGGCGYVLRPGVMREEVSYFSAHTQGCVPGVPPQTLRIKVISAHNLPKPQGAGAKGEVIDPYVVLELHGVPADCAEQRTRTAAQNQDDPLFDETFEFQVNMPELALLRFVVLDDDYIGDDFIGQYSVAFECLQPGYRSVPLLGLAGDPLPHASLFVHVAVTNRRGGGKAQRRGLSVRRVGRRGREYVSLRHTGIKVVDEGFKPASGPLREATDLREDAQSATVSFKEQCGLPPVAKLKQCIESLATRLQSAEGSVGAVMVLKEGYPCLEPLHTLPEPTRKVLTAYDAMIAAQKQLIENADVVQERIAQVQREGMEFHEVLSRLGEKEGLKGRKQCKAVESFTWNITVLKGHCDLLRGAKVDSLDVLRQLALASEACGLTCSTSSSSTTSSSAVAELHRTSHQTAGRRGSSHGNGRI